The following is a genomic window from uncultured Draconibacterium sp..
GAATATGGGCATTGAAGGAATCCGTCGAATGGAGGAATTTTTCGAGGTAGAAAATGAAAAAGCAAAATTCGACCCGATGCTTCAGGCTATTTATAAAGGGCTTGATCAACAGATTTTTGCAATCGACAAAGAACCTGATCCGATTTTGAATATTGAAGATATTGCAGCGTACAACGAACAGGAAGGGTTGGCTTTAAGCGATGATGAGATTCAGTACCTCAGTTCGGTGTCGAAAGAAATGGGACGCCCGCTTACTGATGGTGAGGTTTACGGTTTTGCCCAGGTGAACTCGGAACATTGTCGCCACAAAATATTTAACGGAACCTTCATTATCGATGGAAAAGAAATGGAATCGTCGTTATTCCAGATGATCAAAAAAACATCGAAGGAAAATCCGAATAAAATTGTTTCTGCATACAAAGACAACTGTTCGTTTGTTCAGGGACCTGTTGTTGAGCAGTTTGCTCCGAAAACACAAGATAAACCCGATTTTTTCGAAGTAAAAGATATTGAAACGGTTCTTTCGTTAAAGGCCGAAACACATAACTTTCCAACAACAGTTGAGCCGTTTAACGGTGCTGCGACAGGAACAGGTGGTGAGATTCGCGACCGTATTGCTGGTGGGAAAGGAGCGTTGCCAATTGCCGGAACTGCTGTTTATATGACATCGTATCCACGTACCGAAGCACAACGCTCTTGGGAACAGGCAACTGAAGAACGTGAGTGGTTGTATCAAACACCGGAAGAAATTCTGATTAAAGCATCAAATGGAGCCAGCGATTTTGGTAATAAGTTTGGACAGCCGCTGATTAACGGTTCGTTACTGACTTTCGAACATTTCGAAAACTTTGTGAAATATGGTTACGACAAAGTAATTATGTTGGCCGGTGGTATCGGTTTCGGAAATAAAAAAGATAGTCTGAAAGACGATCCTGAAAAAGGTGATAAAGTGGTGTTGCTTGGAGGTGATAACTACCGTATTGGAATGGGCGGAGGAGCTGTTTCGTCGGTAGCAACCGGTGAGTTTGAAAATGCCATCGAGTTGAATGCTGTGCAACGTGCCAACCCCGAGATGCAGAAAAGAGCTTATAACGCTATCCGTGCATTGAGTGAAGCCGATGATAATCCAATTGTTTCCATCCACGACCACGGTGCAGGCGGTCACCTGAACTGCTTATCAGAATTGGTGGAAACTACCGGTGGAAAAATTGATACTGCGAAATTACCTGTTGGCGATCCAACACTTTCGCAAAAAGAAATTATCGGTAACGAGTCGCAGGAGCGAATGGGACTGGTTATGAAGCCGGAGCATGTTGAACTGCTTCGTAAAATTGCAGAACGCGAACGTGCACCGATCTACGAAATTGGTGAAACAACCGGCGACATGCAATTTACTTTCGAGAATTCAACAACCGGCGAAAAATCGATTGACTGGCAGTTGGACTACATGTTCGGTAATCCTCCGAAAACAATTATGGAAGATGAAACCATCGTTCCTGAATTTGATGAATTAGAATACAACTGGGAAGAAATATACGATTTGGTTGAGCAGACCATTCAGTTGGAGTCGGTTGCGAGTAAAGACTGGCTGACTAACAAAGTTGACCGCTCGGTAACCGGACGAATTGCCAAACAGCAATGTGCTGGCGAATTGCAATTGCCTCTGAATAACTGCGGTGTAATTACACTCGACTATCAGGGTAAAGCCGGATTGGCAACTGCAATCGGTAATGCCCCTGTAGCCGCTTTGGTAGATGCAGAAAAAGGTTCGGTGCTTGCAATTGCCGAATCGCTGACAAATATTATCTGGGCACCAATGCCTGATAAAATCAAAAGTGTATCGTTGAGTGCCAACTGGATGTGGCCGGCCAAAAATCCGGGAGAAAATGCCCGTATTTACAATGCCGTAAAAGCAGCCAGCGACTTTGCTTGTGCATTGGGAATCAACATTCCGACAGGTAAAGACTCGATGTCGATGACACAGAAATACAAAGACGATGTAGTTTTGGCACCGGGTACCGTAATCATTTCATCGTCGGGCGAAGTTACCGATGTGAAAAAAGTTGTTGAGCCGGTATTGGTAAACGACGAAAGCAAAGAGATTCTTTACATCGACTTGTCGTTTATGGAACGTGCGCTGGGCGGAAGTGCTTTTGCACAATCGATAAATAAACTCGGAAAAGTTGCTCCAACGGTTGCCGATCCTGCCAAATTTGTAACTGCATTTAATACAGTTCAGAATCTTATCGAACAAGATCTTATCCTTGCCGGACATGATGTGGCTTCTGGAGGATTGATCACTACCCTGCTTGAAATGTGTTTCGCGAATGTGAAAGGCGGAATGAAAGTAGATGTTACTGCTTTTGAGGAAGAAGATCTGGCAAAAATATTACTGGCTGAAAATCCTGGAATTGTTATTCAGTGTGCTGATAACGATGAGGTGAAAAAGCAACTGACTGAGGCGGGAGTAGAATTCATGTCGTTAGGTTTTCCAGTTCCTTACCGTAAAGTGAGAGTGGTAAACCGCACAGTTGAAGCAGACTTCGATATTAACTCGTTACGCGATATGTGGTTTAAAACTTCGTATTTATTAGATCGCAAACAAAGTGGCGAAGAAAAAGCGCTGGAACGATTTAAAAACTATAAAGATCAGGCGTTAGAATTCGATTTTAAAGATTTTACGGGAAAAGCTGTCGACTTAGGAATCGACCTGAAACGTCGTACTGCTTCGGGTGTAAAAGCTGCAATTATCCGAGAGAAAGGTGTAAACGGTGACCGCGAAATGGCCTACGCTATGTACCTTGCCGGAATGGATGTGAAAGATGTTCACATGACCGACCTGATCGCAGGACGTGAAACACTGGAAGATGTGAATATGATCGTTTTTGTTGGTGGTTTCTCTAACTCCGATGTTCTTGGTTCGGCAAAAGGCTGGGCTGGTGCTTTCAAATTCAATGAAAAAGCACGTGTGGCACTGGAGAAATTTTACCGCCGGGAAGACACGCTGAGTTTAGGTGTTTGTAACGGTTGCCAGGTAATGGTAGAACTGGGCGTTGTCTATCCTGAACACAGCATTCAGCCAAAAATGTTACACAACGAATCGGGCAAATTCGAGTCGTCGTTCCTGAATGTTGATATTCAGGATAACAAATCGGTAATGCTCGAAAATATGGCCGGGATGAAACTGGGAATCTGGGTGGCACACGGCGAAGGTAAATTCTATCTGCCGTTTAACGAAGATCA
Proteins encoded in this region:
- the purL gene encoding phosphoribosylformylglycinamidine synthase; the protein is MIQFFKTQSNSIIAVYSAQPLGDENIEKLVWLFSGAESLKPQQIDGWFVGPRKEMLTPWSTNAVEITQNMGIEGIRRMEEFFEVENEKAKFDPMLQAIYKGLDQQIFAIDKEPDPILNIEDIAAYNEQEGLALSDDEIQYLSSVSKEMGRPLTDGEVYGFAQVNSEHCRHKIFNGTFIIDGKEMESSLFQMIKKTSKENPNKIVSAYKDNCSFVQGPVVEQFAPKTQDKPDFFEVKDIETVLSLKAETHNFPTTVEPFNGAATGTGGEIRDRIAGGKGALPIAGTAVYMTSYPRTEAQRSWEQATEEREWLYQTPEEILIKASNGASDFGNKFGQPLINGSLLTFEHFENFVKYGYDKVIMLAGGIGFGNKKDSLKDDPEKGDKVVLLGGDNYRIGMGGGAVSSVATGEFENAIELNAVQRANPEMQKRAYNAIRALSEADDNPIVSIHDHGAGGHLNCLSELVETTGGKIDTAKLPVGDPTLSQKEIIGNESQERMGLVMKPEHVELLRKIAERERAPIYEIGETTGDMQFTFENSTTGEKSIDWQLDYMFGNPPKTIMEDETIVPEFDELEYNWEEIYDLVEQTIQLESVASKDWLTNKVDRSVTGRIAKQQCAGELQLPLNNCGVITLDYQGKAGLATAIGNAPVAALVDAEKGSVLAIAESLTNIIWAPMPDKIKSVSLSANWMWPAKNPGENARIYNAVKAASDFACALGINIPTGKDSMSMTQKYKDDVVLAPGTVIISSSGEVTDVKKVVEPVLVNDESKEILYIDLSFMERALGGSAFAQSINKLGKVAPTVADPAKFVTAFNTVQNLIEQDLILAGHDVASGGLITTLLEMCFANVKGGMKVDVTAFEEEDLAKILLAENPGIVIQCADNDEVKKQLTEAGVEFMSLGFPVPYRKVRVVNRTVEADFDINSLRDMWFKTSYLLDRKQSGEEKALERFKNYKDQALEFDFKDFTGKAVDLGIDLKRRTASGVKAAIIREKGVNGDREMAYAMYLAGMDVKDVHMTDLIAGRETLEDVNMIVFVGGFSNSDVLGSAKGWAGAFKFNEKARVALEKFYRREDTLSLGVCNGCQVMVELGVVYPEHSIQPKMLHNESGKFESSFLNVDIQDNKSVMLENMAGMKLGIWVAHGEGKFYLPFNEDQYNIPMKYSNEGYPGNPNGSHFNAASLCSDDGRHLVMMPHLERAFKPHLWPNYPADRKADEVAPWIQAFVNAKNWIEEKMK